The Brassica oleracea var. oleracea cultivar TO1000 chromosome C7, BOL, whole genome shotgun sequence sequence TAGCGTTTTTTGCTCTTTTGATGATCTCTTGCTATTTAATAACTCGTTCTTTTTTTTTGACAGTGTGTTCCATCTGAGGACAACAATCTTACCTGCGGAAGAAGAGATGCCAGAGATCATGGACAGTTTCAAGAAGTTCAACGACGAGTTCATGACTCAGTATGATAATAACTTTGGTTACTCGAGAATGTGATTACTTCTATCTTCTTCTTGTTATGAAGATGAACAACTATTGTGTTCTGCTACACCCTTTAATGCTAAATCGATGTAGTACACTTCTCTTTCTCAACTCTCCCTGTCACTTGCTTCCATATTCGAATTGGAAACATGTAAGATCTTTTTTCTCAATGGAATTAAGTTAGGCCGGATACAGTTAAGCCATTGGGTTTTGTTCTGTGATATAGAACTAATTTTATAATAATCACAGCTGTTCTGCTCTTGATATAAGAACAACTGGGAGAGAGAGAAAAAGAGAGGTGAGAAGCATTTCTTGTTTCTCGGTGGTCTCATGGATTTGAGGCTAAGAGATTGTCATGAATGTGTTCAGGTCGAGGAGATCAAATGCGATCCTAATCAAATCGAGAGAACAATCAAAAGAAAATGGTCACGGAACTAGTCAAGATATTTGTTGATTCATAATTGAAAATGTAGATGAAACAGACTACACCAATTCATTCTTTAACAAAAACAGAGGTTCTCATCTTCACTAGGGAAACTTTGTTACCTACCGGATGTGACATTACGAAATATTTGAGCTTGAGGTTTACGCATTATGATACACATTATCCACTTGACGAGCAAACTAAAACACATATCCGATACTTCTAGAGATGAATGGAGATTAAGTAGCAAACAACGAGCTAACATGGAATCTTGAATGACTCAAATGATAGCAAAAGTGTAGAAGACTAAGGAAGAACAATAACAAGAAATGCGACTACCATGGAATGGAATCTTGAAGTGGCAACAAGAATGTATAAGACTAGGGAGGAACAAGAGAGAGAGCAATGAGACTAACATGGAATCTCAAATGAATCATATGAAACCAGGAACAAGAACAAGAACAAGCAAAGAGACTCTCAAACTAATCATATTAGAGCAAGAGTACAGGCAAGGAACAAGACTAACATGCAAATGAAATCAATGGAAAAGACATAGCTTTCATAACACAATGCAATCCCTAGGATCAGATCAATAACTCAACGAAACAAGTGACGATTCAATACCAATACCAATACCAAATTCAAACTCAAAACAACGATCATATAATCCATTAATATTAATTAAGAGATCTCAAGTTCAACATCTCAGAAGATAACAATTCAAAAACACAAAAACGAAACTCAAACAACTAACACTTAGGCAGTAAGCACAACGGCACCACCAGCCTCCTTAATCTTCTTCTCAGCAGTCTTCGAAATAAGCTTCGCCTTCACCACAAAAGGCCTGTTCTCAGGCAAATGACCTTTCCCCAGAACCTTGAAGAAACCGTGCTGCGTCACATCGATCATCGGCACCTTATCCTTGCCCGCCTTGGCCTTCACGTCCTCGGGGACGAGCGACCAGAGCTTGTCGAGGTTGACGATGGGGCAGTAGAACTTGTTGCGGAGCTTGTGGAAGTACCTCATACCCACCTTCCCGAAGTAACCTGGATGGTACTTGTCGAAGAGGATACGGTGGTGGTGCATACCTCCCGCGTTACCGCGACCTCCGGGATGCTTGCGGTGCTTCCCGATACGCCCGTGACCGGCGCTGACGTGGCCTCTCTTCTTCCTGTTCTTCTTCAACGCCGTCGCCATTTCTTCAGATCTAGCTAGGGATTTTCTGCGGAGTTAAGTGAGAGGCTTTTATATAAGGTGCTGAAAGAGCTAGGGTTTTTTTTTTTTTTTTTTTTAAAGGAAGGTTTTATGTTAATGGGCTTTTTAATGTGTTCAATTTATTGGGCCTTATGGACTTTATAGGGCTAATGATAACATTTTTTTTTGTTTGTAACTTATCAAGATGTCTCCTCTGTCCCAATGTTTTAACATTATTGGGTTTCCTTCAACTAAGGTTTAATCACCCAAACCTAGATCTTAGAAGTGACATGAAATAAACATGCCTTGGTTACATGGATTGTAAGGGTTGAATTTGTAGTAGTAGATCGGTGAATGTAGAAGTGGTAGTTTTTTTTAATAGTCCATTAGATTTCCTCAATTTACATAAATGCATGATCTTATAAATAATTATTTTTATTGCAGACGTACGTTAAACACGTTGCATCATAAAGTCCTAACTCCTAACCAAATAACTTCTCCGATTCGCGTCTTCTACTTCCAATCTTGTCTCTTCGACACATCCTTAACAGTACTTCAACAGTCTCTCTTTCTGTTTTTTTTTTTTCTTCGCTTCTGCTGAAAATCATCTTGACCTGAAAATTCGTATACGATCCGGCGATGAGTTCGGAATCGGAGGAAGCTGTCGTTGGTAAGCTCCGATCAATTTGTACATTTCATCATCGATTGATTTTCGGATCTAGGGTTTTAGATGTATTGACGCGGTTTACAAACAGAATGTGACCGGATCCACCTTCTCCGGTTTAAGAATCTTGATCTAGATTATGATTTGCTTTCAAGAGTTTGGGTAAAGAAATTAATGATTATTTTTTTTGGGGGTAAAGTGCCAAGGAACTTTAGACTGTTGGAAGAGCTGGAAAGAGGTGAGAAAGGTATCGGAGATGGTACCGTCAGCTATGGTATGGACGACGCTGATGATATCTATATGCAATCTTGGACCGGCACCATCCTCGGCCCTCACAATGTAATCTATCTCTCTTACCTTGTTTGGTTGATTAAGATGCAAATTTGAATACCGTTTGGAGAGAATTGCTAGATACCTATTAGTTGTTCTTGTGGCGTTTATTGCAAATGATCCAAAATCTGAAAGGTTTCTCCAGGTACAGAGGAAGCTAGGGCTGATCCTAAGGGACCAGCTAAATGTTGTGTGATGTGAAAAGAGAGGTTGGGAAGCACTCAGCAATTTGTATTATTATAAGGGACATTAATGTATATAAACATCAGTTGAAGCTTTTCCCTACAACTTAATGTTATACTCTTGTTTCAGATTATATATATATATATATATATATATATATATATATATATATATATGTCCACCAAAAACAGGTGATTCTGATCTTAATAAATTTTATACCTCTGCTTTCTCTTCTTAGTTCGTAAACTAGTGGATGAGTTTTGTTCAGTGAACTGGTGTAATGAACAGTATCCTCAACCCTGCGCCTATTTGTTAGTAATGAAAATTGGACAGTGTCCTACTTAGATTATAATGTAATCAAGAACAAATATATAATAAAAAAAACTAGATTAGGATTGATGAGCAAGAATAATTCAAATTTGACAGTTACCGTGTATGAGAAGACAGGGCCGATAATAGAAATTTAAAGTGAAAAAGAAATGTTGTAAGAATCTCACACTTTCTCTCATCCTTGTGCATCAATGAGAAGTCGCGTTTACGCATATCAATACATGTAGAGGACGCATTTGTACAAAGATACACACTAAAGTAAAACATGTCCTGATCAAATCTTTGTTATAAATAAAAACTAAGAAGATCTTCTTTCTTTTCCTTTTAAAACCTAACAAGAAAGCTTGTGTTAAACTTGTTTCCTTACTAACTTGTCCGATTTTCTCATTAGGCCATGGCTCCTTCCGCTGCCTCTTCAAACACTAAAGGTTACTTCCATCCTATTTCCCATGTTAAGAGTTTTTGTTTTCTTTAGTTAGTAATTCAAAAGAGAGAGCAGTAAATAGAATTAATATATTTTTGGGGTTATGCTATGTAGAAGGAGAATCTGGTGAGGAAGGATATACTGCATTGGAGAAACATGTAGCCTTCTTCGACAGGAACGGAGACGGCGTCATTTATCCTTGGGAAACCTACCAAGGTATAAGTTAATAAAACATACCAAGTAATCAAATGTTTTAAATATGTGTAGCTTACCTTAGTCAATGATTATTATAAAATCCTAATTTGATTGGTTTGATGTAAAAGGATTTAGAGCGATAGGGGTAGGGCGTCTCCCGTCAGCTATTGCTGGTCTCTTTATCAACATGGGACTTAGCCAGAAAACTCGCCCGGTAATAGCATTCCTCTTTCTTTTTCTTTACTCTTGGTTTTGAAAGGCTATCAAGAATACTATAAAAACATTGGCTTTGACCCTAATATTTTACTAAGTAATTTGACATAAGTTCTTTGATTGTTAAAAGAAAATTTATTAAATTCTTCAAAATCTTATATATACACTGCAACTTTAGGCACTGACTCAAAAAATATATCGACATAATGCGTTTGATGTTGTTTTGTAAATTGTTTTTGATTAGTTTTGAGGTTTGATTATGCAAACAATATGTGTTAAACTATTCGGATATATCTAGTATTGAAGCCATTGATGGGAATTTTAAATAGGGGAAGGGATTCTCGCTGTTGTTTCCAATAGAAGTGAAGAATAGTCACTTTTGCATCCATGGTAGTGTCACTGAAGCATACGACAAGAACGGAAGGTTTGGTTAATTTCTTCCTCAATTATCACAAACCCTAGATGCTTTCGTGTGTACGTATTTATTAAACTTGATTACAAAACATACAACTTTGCTGCAAGTGAGTATATCACTTCCTTGTGAGTTTTACAGATTTGTGGAATCGAAATTCGAGGAGATATTCAAGAAGCATGCTCGCTCACATCGAAATGCTCTCACTTACAAGGAACTTCTTCAATTGCTTAAGTCTAACAGAGACCCTGGAGACTTTGGAGGATGGTTTGTTTTTTTTATATTTTATTTTACGGAATTATATATTTTATTAACAAATTATATACCATTCGTATGCATCTATCAAAATATCCCACATCAAGAACTGAAAGAGCGTAAATGAGAGAAATGTATAATCTTGCATTCATGATGTATATTTTTGAGTGTGAATTAGACTCACTACCCCATGACATTTTTGTTTCTGATATATTTTAGCTCTAGAGAAACTTAAACATGTTTTAAGAGCTTTTAAAAATATAAATTTTAAATACACAGGATTGCAGCATACGGAGAATGGAAATTATTATATGAATTATGCAAAGATGAAAATGGTTTATTGACGAGAGAGGCAGTAAAAGGCGCCTTCGATGGCAGCATTTTCAGAAAATTGGAGAAAGAACGATTATCTTCTTCTCATAAGAAGAAAGAAAAAAGAAGACATTAAATATTCCCAAAGCCCATTCATCCATCATCTTCAACGTTACAAATTAATAGATACACTTATGTGACTAGTGTGTATCTTATATGAAAATGGTTTGTTGTTGTAATGCATTCTTTACATAAACATATATGATATTTTTGTGTTATATTCCGATAATACCATTAGAAAATATAGTTATGACATGCATATTCATATTCAGACAACAGGACTAGTCTCCGTGAAAACAAGCTATTCTTTAGTCTCTAGGAGTGGAAGTAAATACAAACAAAACGTTATCATTTGATAATATATACATACAATACACATAAAATTAGTTGCCACCACTGACAAAACTTACCAGAATAAGTTGTTGATGAAATCAGTTTATGTGCTTCTTTCTATCGCTCTACCATCTTTTGCCTCCACCACAAACCCAACATATTAACTGAGTTTCTTTTCTAAGAGGTGTTGGTCTTTGCGGTATTCTGATGAGCAGCAGCATATATCGACGAATTGGGATCAGTTCTGAGGTGAGAGAGAAGGTGTTGTACATCTGGTCGGAGAGAATCTGCTGCTCTTCCGATTAAGGCCAATATGTCTGGTCTCGGCTTGCTGCTACTTTGAACTGCTCCACCTTGTCCCTCGTAGTGAACAACATGGTGTCTGCAACCATTTGAACACAGAGATCAAAACAAACAAGCGACATTAAAGTCTAACACAACTAATCACTTGAATAATCATATGAATCCATGTTCAGGTATTGAATAAGCTCACAGGAAATCGATAAGATCTGCAATCTGGGATGCTTCAACAGGGACCTGTGTCTGCGAATTTTTCCCGAAAACATCAACCATTGTGCTCAAGAGAAGGGCTAGCGTCTGTTGAGAAACAGAAAAGAATACCAAAGTCAAAATTAGACAAGAAAGTAACACAAAGTCTGAGGTTTGTGATGAACAACATCTGGAACAGGAAGGTCATTCCAATTATGTTATGCTTGAGAGAGACTGTATTATATCCAAACCCTAACAAAAACCAACTAACCAAATTTTGAACCGAACTAATCGAAATAGCCGAACTAGAAATTTAACAAAATTAAACCAAAATCTAAACGAAATCAAAAACTTTGGTAGCATTTTTAAAAACCAAACTAACCGAATACTAAACCAAACTTTCTTTCGGGTTAATTTGATTTATGTTGAACCGAACTACCCAAACCAAATAACCCGAACTAACCGAAAACCGAACAAAATAACACAAACTAACCAAACCCGCAGGCCTAGACTGTATTATTAACATTCTTAGAGCAATAGTAAAATGACGCCATCCTTTCGTAATAGCTGCTCGGAGCCAGAAGCTACATAATATTCAAAATTTAACCAGCCATTGATATAACATTTAATGTGAACAGAACGTTACATAGTAACTCGAAATAAGACCAGTTCGTATGGGTAGGAGACATAAGAGTACCTTGTTAAAGAGCGCATGTGTGTTTGCAAGCCTCGGTAGAAGTGGTCCCATAATACGGAATACAACTCTGAGCAATGCCACAGACGTCACAGGCCGGAGGTTCTTGATGATGAGATGCGTTCCATCAAGCCATTCTTGTGGGAGATTGCTGAAGAAAGCATGAAGCAAGGCCACTATATTCCCTGGAACAAGACAAAACGATACACATGTAAAAAACAAACATTCAGCTGTGGATTCAGAAGCTATATATAGTGAGTACCTATGGCGGTTGAGGTGTTGTCCTGAGCAGCCCATGTAGGATCCATCAGAGCATACCCAACAGCAGAGTCTAGTTCACCTTGCGATCTCTTCCCATCAGTAAGCCACCATGTTTCCCTTATCACACGCGAAGCCTCCATGTAAAGCTGCGTATGAAAATCTGGAGGGAGCTGGGCCAGCAGAAGCCCACAAGCTTGAATCAACAGACACGACAGTTGCTGGCAAGTATAACCGCTTCTAGAGACAAAGCTCGCTGTGTTCATACAACTGGACCTGCTTGCGCTCATTGAGTCCGTGCTCCCTCCCGAGGGAGACGTAGGGAGCACCGAGCCTTGCCCCACTCCGTTTGCAGCACCGTGGAAGCCGTTGCCAGATTGAATAAGTGTGGACTGTATGTTGACGATTATCTGAACAAGAGAAGAGACAATCTGAGCAGCGGAGACAGGAAGGGAGAGGATCTCAATCACGGCCGTTTCAAGAACGAGTTGAGTGTATGTTCCAGGGTCCTGGATCTGGTAGAATGCTTTCTGTCCCTCGGAGGCGTTTGCTGGTCCGGGCTGAGATGCTCCTGGAGTTTTCCCATGAAGAGATCTCGCTGAGGAGCTGTTTAACATGTCTGCCATTGAGCCAGACCTTGAGCTACAGTTGCTGCTGCTGCTGCTGCTAAGCGGAGGTATAACGTTATTTACGAGATTCAGAAGAAGAGTGGCGAAGTAATCAAGAGGTGGGCATGTAGGGGAACTCGGGTTGCTGATGTACTGAGGGAATGATTCAGAGAATGGAATCTTACTGAGACCAAGGACTCTGAGGATCTTCACAACAAGTTGCCCGGGAAGATGGCCATAGAAATAAGCGAGGATATCGCGTACAAACGTGAATCTGAGAGGATGATAAGCCAGAAAATGAGAGTAGGCAGTCAGAATTTTATCAGCTGTATCCATTGCATTGTTCTCGATGAGCCTGTACACCACTAGAGGGATAACTGGAAGCAAACGTGCCGCAATGTCATCAAAGAACGTTGGATACCTGTGTTTAACACAATTAGAAAAGGTAAAACATTCCCAAAATTAACAGAATGTAACACAAAAATAAGAAAAAAGGCATTAAACATATTTCAACACAAAAAACCAGGTCAGACGCAAGTTTTCTAAGATCTCACTCATGGTTTTGATTCTGGAAGTCACTTAAATCTCTGTGCACCAATAAAAGGTCACATTCGTGATGAATGATTTCCTAAAGAGAAAGGAAAATGGAGTTTTGTCTACAGTATAATACGGGTCTAAGGGATTGTAAACTATTCATTCACATAATCAATACACAAATCCTAAACGGGCATTTGCCTTAATTCGCCTTTGTTCACAACAGATGCCAACAAAACCAGTCAACAGATGCGAACAAGTCATGTAATAAAGTGAGCTTTTGTTAAAATAAGTGAGTGTGACACGTT is a genomic window containing:
- the LOC106306048 gene encoding probable peroxygenase 7; this translates as MAPSAASSNTKEGESGEEGYTALEKHVAFFDRNGDGVIYPWETYQGFRAIGVGRLPSAIAGLFINMGLSQKTRPGKGFSLLFPIEVKNSHFCIHGSVTEAYDKNGRFVESKFEEIFKKHARSHRNALTYKELLQLLKSNRDPGDFGGWIAAYGEWKLLYELCKDENGLLTREAVKGAFDGSIFRKLEKERLSSSHKKKEKRRH
- the LOC106302016 gene encoding 60S ribosomal protein L27a-2, with amino-acid sequence MATALKKNRKKRGHVSAGHGRIGKHRKHPGGRGNAGGMHHHRILFDKYHPGYFGKVGMRYFHKLRNKFYCPIVNLDKLWSLVPEDVKAKAGKDKVPMIDVTQHGFFKVLGKGHLPENRPFVVKAKLISKTAEKKIKEAGGAVVLTA
- the LOC106304854 gene encoding ubiquitin-conjugating enzyme E2 variant 1A-like, with translation MSSESEEAVVVPRNFRLLEELERGEKGIGDGTVSYGMDDADDIYMQSWTGTILGPHNVSPGTEEARADPKGPAKCCVM